A stretch of Triticum aestivum cultivar Chinese Spring chromosome 1D, IWGSC CS RefSeq v2.1, whole genome shotgun sequence DNA encodes these proteins:
- the LOC123163660 gene encoding putative disease resistance protein RGA1: MAELVVGPLLFMLKDKASNYLLEQYKVMDGMKEQREILKRKLPAILDIIQDAEEKGAYRPGVCAWLEALKNVANEANNVFDEFKYEVLRRDAKKKGQYKKLGFDIVSLFPAHNPIVFRCRMGKKLCKIVHTIEDIVSRSRNGEKKIVNVLVDQARDRGLISLPIVGINGLGKTTFAQLVYNDPEIKEYFQLQRWCCVSDDFNVAKIASNIFQTNEMDREKALQNLQKELSQKRCLVVLDDMCIDDSHNLGKLHKVFLKEILENRAFCLQKPNAVEPELSEVVEMILDRCVGSPLAAKAFGSMLSTKTSMKEWSSPDTVVSYIRSWLSTTLVEVQSSASTGILWTEKTSTSTKALTAPEYVTEEDAKACSLGNKEKLACLSLEWSNYSNRELDQHRSVLDALQPHVALELLKINSYEGIGFPTWVTSPNFLQHLTELCLDGCTMCEEFPQFGQYKSLEVLILKRLSKLQSLCSHSSSTTFPTLKYLTLENLENFERWVASKGEYLTFPVLKNVKIENCPKLMTLPEAPKLKVIELAEEKAQLCLSIFRSRHVSCLSDLSLCVNDTEAKPTLELDQDREVSLSELRLHGCSFLFCSSPSQPTFGVWK; encoded by the exons ATGGCGGAGCTTGTGGTCGGGCCGCTGCTCTTCATGCTCAAAGACAAGGCGTCCAACTACCTTCTGGAGCAGTACAAGGTGATGGACGGCATGAAGGAGCAGCGTGAGATCCTGAAGCGCAAGCTGCCGGCCATCTTGGACATCATCCAAGATGCCGAGGAGAAAGGGGCTTACCGGCCCGGAGTATGTGCTTGGCTAGAGGCACTCAAGAATGTCGCCAATGAGGCGAACAATGTCTTCGATGAGTTCAAGTACGAGGTGCTGCGGCGTGATGCCAAGAAGAAGGGGCAATACAAGAAGCTTGGCTTTGATATCGTGAGTCTCTTCCCTGCCCACAACCCCATCGTATTTCGTTGTAGGATGGGGAAGAAGCTCTGCAAGATTGTGCACACCATTGAG GATATTGTCAGCAGATCTAGAAACGGAGAGAAGAAGATAGTGAATGTACTGGTTGATCAAGCAAGGGACAGGGGTCTCATTTCCCTTCCCATTGTTGGAATCAATGGGTTGGGCAAGACCACCTTCGCGCAGCTTGTCTACAATGACCCTGAAATTAAGGAGTATTTCCAACTCCAGAGGTGGTGTTGTGTGTCAGATGATTTTAACGTTGCTAAGATTGCAAGCAATATCTTTCAGACCAATGAGATGGATCGTGAAAAGGCATTGCAGAACCTTCAAAAGGAATTAAGTCAGAAGAGATGCCTTGTTgtgttggatgat ATGTGCATTGATGATAGCCATAACCTCGGAAAGCTACATAAAGTATTTCTAAAGGAAATACTTGAGAATAGAGCATTCTGTTTGCAAAAACCAAATGCTGTTGAGCCTGAGCTAAGTGAGGTGGTTGAAATGATTCTGGATAGATGTGTGGGCTCTCCTTTAGCTGCCAAAGCCTTTGGATCTATGTTGAGTACAAAGACTAGCATGAAAGAATGGAG CTCTCCAGACACAGTTGTGTCCTACATACGCTCTTGGCTTAGCACCACACTTGTTGAAGTACAGTCATCTGCGAGCACTGGAATTTTGTGGACCGAGAAAACATCCACTTCGACCAAGGCACTTACAGCACCTGAG TATGTAACTGAAGAAGATGCTAAAGCATGCAGCCTGGGAAATAAAGAGAAACTCGCATGTTTATCTCTTGAATGGAGCAATTACAGCAATAGGGAACTGGACCAGCACAGAAGTGTGCTTGATGCTCTTCAACCTCATGTTGCATTGGAGCTTCTAAAGATAAACTCCTATGAAGGTATTGGCTTCCCGACATGGGTGACAAGTCCTAATTTTCTGCAGCATTTGACTGAGCTCTGCCTAGATGGTTGCACAATGTGTGAGGAATTTCCACAGTTTGGTCAATATAAGTCGCTTGAAGTACTTATCTTGAAAAGGTTGAGCAAACTGCAAAGCCTATGCAGCCACAGTTCATCTACAACATTTCCAACATTGAAATACCTCACAttagaaaatttggaaaattttgagAGATGGGTGGCCTCAAAAGGAGAATATTTAACATTTCCTGTACTCAAGAATGTTAAAATTGAAAACTGCCCAAAGCTAATGACTCTGCCTGAAGCACCAAAACTCAAAGTTATAGAGCTAGCAGAAGAGAAGGCTCAACTATGCTTATCAATATTCAGATCCAGGCATGTGTCTTGCTTGTCTGATTTATCCCTGTGTGTCAATGATACAGAAGCAAAACCAACACTGGAGCTTGATCAAGATCGTGAAGTATCTCTTTCGGAACTAAGGTTGCATGGTTGCAGCTTTTTGTTCTGCTCAAGTCCATCGCAGCCAACATTTGGGGTCTGGAAATGA